Proteins from a single region of Pseudomonas sp. 10S4:
- a CDS encoding carbon starvation CstA family protein: MKNNNSLLRHLPWLLLAIVGACALGVVALRRGEPINALWIVVAAVAIYLVAYRYYSLFIANNVMQLDPRRATPAVLNNDGLDYVPTNKHILFGHHFAAIAGAGPLVGPVLAAQMGYLPGTLWLIAGVVLAGAVQDFMVLFMSTRRNGRSLGDMVREEMGRIPGTIALFGCFLIMIIILAVLALIVVKALAESPWGIFTVMATIPIAMFMGVYMRYIRPGRIGEISVVGVLLLLGSIWLGGQIAADPVWAKVFSFTGIQITWMLIGYGFVAAVLPVWLILAPRDYLSTFLKIGTIIALAIGILITMPDLKMPALTQFIDGTGPVWKGGLFPFLFITIACGAVSGFHALIASGTTPKLLASEGHARYIGYGGMLMESFVAIMAIVAASVIEPGVYFAMNSPAAIVGGDVVQVAQTVSSWGFAITPEALQAVARDIGETTVLARAGGAPTLAVGIAQILHNILPGENTMAFWYHFAIMFEALFILTAVDAGTRAGRFMLQDLLGSFVPALKRTESWTANLIATAGCVAMWGYLLYQGVIDPLGGINTLWPLFGISNQMLAGIALMLATVVLIKMKRQRYIWVTLLPAAWLLICTTTAGFIKLFDANPAIGFLSLAKKYSDALANGQILAPAKDINQMQHVIWNAYTNATLTALFLFVVFSILFYALKVGISAWGSKERTDKESPFQAVPDA, encoded by the coding sequence ATGAAAAATAATAATAGCCTGCTACGCCATTTACCCTGGCTGCTGCTGGCAATCGTAGGAGCGTGCGCCCTTGGCGTAGTGGCATTGCGCCGAGGCGAGCCGATCAACGCCTTATGGATTGTGGTCGCTGCCGTGGCCATTTATCTGGTTGCCTATCGTTACTACAGCCTGTTCATCGCCAACAATGTGATGCAACTCGATCCGCGCCGGGCCACCCCCGCCGTGCTCAACAATGATGGTCTGGACTACGTCCCGACCAATAAACACATCCTCTTCGGTCACCACTTTGCAGCCATCGCTGGTGCCGGGCCTTTGGTCGGTCCGGTCCTGGCAGCGCAGATGGGTTACCTGCCCGGCACGCTGTGGCTGATTGCCGGCGTGGTGCTGGCCGGTGCGGTTCAGGACTTCATGGTCCTGTTCATGTCCACCCGCCGTAACGGTCGTTCCCTGGGCGACATGGTCCGTGAAGAAATGGGCCGCATTCCCGGCACGATCGCGCTGTTCGGCTGCTTCCTGATCATGATCATCATCCTCGCAGTGCTGGCGCTGATCGTGGTGAAAGCCCTGGCCGAAAGCCCTTGGGGTATTTTCACGGTAATGGCGACCATCCCGATCGCGATGTTCATGGGCGTGTACATGCGCTACATCCGTCCGGGCCGCATTGGTGAAATCTCCGTCGTCGGTGTGCTTCTGCTGCTGGGCTCGATCTGGCTGGGTGGGCAGATCGCTGCGGATCCGGTGTGGGCCAAGGTCTTCAGCTTCACCGGGATCCAGATCACCTGGATGCTGATTGGTTATGGTTTCGTCGCGGCGGTGCTGCCGGTGTGGCTGATTCTGGCACCGCGTGATTACCTGTCCACGTTCCTCAAGATCGGCACCATCATTGCGCTGGCGATCGGCATCCTGATCACCATGCCCGACCTGAAAATGCCGGCACTGACCCAGTTCATCGACGGCACCGGGCCGGTGTGGAAGGGCGGGTTGTTTCCGTTCCTGTTCATCACCATTGCCTGTGGCGCGGTTTCGGGTTTCCACGCGCTGATCGCTTCCGGCACCACGCCGAAATTGCTCGCCAGTGAAGGCCATGCCCGCTATATCGGTTATGGCGGCATGTTGATGGAATCCTTCGTTGCCATCATGGCCATTGTCGCTGCCTCGGTGATCGAGCCGGGCGTGTACTTCGCCATGAACAGCCCGGCGGCCATCGTCGGCGGTGATGTGGTGCAAGTGGCGCAAACCGTCAGCAGTTGGGGTTTTGCAATTACCCCGGAAGCGCTGCAAGCGGTGGCCAGGGACATCGGTGAAACCACCGTGCTGGCTCGTGCCGGCGGTGCGCCGACCCTGGCGGTTGGTATTGCGCAGATCCTGCACAACATTCTGCCGGGTGAAAACACCATGGCGTTCTGGTACCACTTCGCGATCATGTTCGAGGCGCTGTTCATCCTCACCGCCGTCGACGCGGGCACGCGGGCCGGACGCTTCATGCTTCAGGATTTGCTCGGCTCCTTCGTTCCGGCGCTCAAACGAACGGAATCCTGGACCGCCAACCTGATCGCGACTGCCGGTTGCGTGGCGATGTGGGGTTACTTGCTTTATCAAGGCGTGATCGATCCGCTCGGTGGCATCAACACCTTGTGGCCGCTGTTCGGTATCTCCAACCAGATGCTCGCCGGCATCGCGCTGATGCTCGCCACCGTCGTCCTGATCAAAATGAAACGCCAACGCTACATCTGGGTCACCTTGTTGCCGGCCGCGTGGTTGCTGATTTGCACCACCACCGCCGGTTTCATCAAGTTGTTCGACGCCAACCCGGCGATCGGCTTCCTGTCTCTGGCCAAGAAATACAGCGATGCATTGGCCAACGGTCAGATCCTCGCGCCGGCCAAGGACATCAATCAGATGCAGCACGTGATCTGGAATGCCTACACCAACGCAACGCTGACAGCGCTGTTCCTGTTCGTGGTGTTCAGCATCCTGTTCTATGCGCTCAAGGTCGGTATTTCGGCCTGGGGCAGCAAAGAACGTACGGATAAAGAATCGCCGTTCCAGGCTGTGCCGGACGCGTAA
- a CDS encoding PilZ domain-containing protein — translation MSDHPANRRRFKRIAFDARTELRQDEYIWQVKLIDLSLKGLLVEKPEPWLGNREHHFCVDIHLTPEVAIKMDVMLTHDDHGQLGFVCKHISLESIERLRRLIEFNLGDPEELERELGALIEI, via the coding sequence ATGAGCGACCACCCTGCCAATCGCCGCCGCTTCAAACGTATTGCGTTCGATGCCCGAACCGAGCTGCGCCAGGACGAATACATATGGCAGGTGAAGTTGATTGATCTGTCGCTCAAGGGGCTGCTGGTCGAGAAGCCCGAGCCGTGGCTGGGCAATCGGGAGCATCACTTTTGCGTCGATATTCATCTGACGCCTGAAGTCGCGATCAAGATGGATGTGATGCTGACCCACGATGACCATGGCCAATTGGGCTTCGTCTGCAAACACATCAGCCTGGAATCCATCGAGCGCTTGCGGCGGTTGATTGAATTCAACCTGGGCGATCCCGAGGAACTGGAACGTGAGCTGGGTGCGCTGATCGAAATCTGA
- the radA gene encoding DNA repair protein RadA → MAKAKRMYGCTECGSTFPKWAGQCGECGAWNTLTETMVESGGAAAPSGRTGWTGQQAQIRTLAEVSVEEIPRFSTASSELDRVLGGGLVDGSVVLIGGDPGIGKSTILLQTLCNLAKSMPALYVTGEESQQQVAMRARRLGLPQDKLRVMTETCIETIIATARQEKPKVMVIDSIQTIFTEQLQSAPGGVSQVRESAALLVRYAKQSGTAIFLVGHVTKEGALAGPRVLEHMVDTVLYFEGESDGRLRLLRAVKNRFGAVNELGVFGMTDKGLKEVSNPSAIFLTRAQEEVPGSVVMATWEGTRPMLVEVQALVDDSHLANPRRVTLGLDQNRLAMLLAVLHRHGGIPTHDQDVFLNVVGGVKVLETASDLALMAAVMSSLRNKPLPHDLLVFGEVGLSGEVRPVPSGQERLKEAAKHGFKRAIVPKGNAPKEAPPGLQIIAVTRLEQALDALFE, encoded by the coding sequence ATGGCCAAGGCCAAGCGCATGTACGGCTGCACCGAGTGCGGCTCAACCTTCCCCAAGTGGGCTGGCCAATGCGGCGAGTGCGGGGCCTGGAATACACTGACTGAAACCATGGTCGAGAGCGGCGGCGCTGCGGCGCCTAGCGGTCGCACCGGCTGGACCGGCCAGCAGGCGCAGATCAGGACCCTGGCGGAAGTCAGCGTCGAAGAGATACCGCGTTTTTCCACAGCCTCCAGTGAACTCGATCGGGTCTTGGGCGGAGGCCTGGTGGACGGCTCGGTGGTGTTGATTGGCGGTGATCCTGGCATCGGCAAGTCGACCATTCTGTTGCAAACCTTGTGTAACCTCGCCAAGAGCATGCCGGCGCTGTACGTCACCGGTGAAGAATCCCAGCAGCAAGTGGCCATGCGCGCCCGTCGCCTCGGCTTACCCCAAGACAAACTGCGGGTGATGACCGAAACCTGCATCGAAACCATCATCGCCACGGCCCGGCAGGAAAAGCCCAAGGTCATGGTGATCGACTCGATCCAGACGATTTTCACCGAGCAACTGCAATCGGCGCCGGGTGGCGTTTCCCAGGTTCGCGAAAGTGCGGCGTTGCTGGTGCGCTATGCCAAGCAAAGCGGCACGGCGATTTTCCTGGTGGGCCACGTTACCAAGGAAGGCGCATTGGCCGGTCCGCGGGTCTTGGAACACATGGTTGATACCGTGCTGTATTTCGAAGGCGAGTCGGATGGTCGGTTGCGCCTGCTGCGGGCGGTGAAAAACCGTTTCGGCGCGGTGAACGAGCTGGGCGTATTCGGCATGACTGACAAGGGTCTGAAAGAAGTCTCCAACCCCTCGGCGATTTTTCTCACCCGTGCTCAGGAAGAAGTCCCGGGCAGTGTGGTCATGGCGACGTGGGAAGGTACCCGGCCAATGCTGGTTGAAGTGCAGGCGCTGGTCGATGACAGTCATCTGGCGAATCCACGTCGGGTTACTCTGGGGCTGGACCAGAACCGGTTGGCGATGTTGCTGGCAGTGCTGCACCGTCACGGCGGCATTCCGACCCACGATCAGGATGTGTTCCTCAACGTGGTCGGCGGGGTCAAAGTGCTGGAAACCGCCTCTGACCTGGCGCTGATGGCGGCGGTGATGTCGAGCCTGCGTAACAAACCGCTGCCCCATGATCTGCTGGTGTTTGGCGAAGTCGGTTTGTCAGGTGAAGTGCGTCCGGTACCGAGCGGTCAGGAACGCCTGAAAGAGGCTGCAAAGCACGGCTTCAAGCGCGCCATCGTGCCCAAAGGCAACGCACCGAAAGAAGCACCGCCGGGGTTGCAGATTATTGCCGTGACCCGCCTGGAACAGGCGCTCGACGCGTTGTTCGAGTAA
- a CDS encoding ankyrin repeat domain-containing protein, with protein MRFYLSLFLAALSFSVFAGPTAEVSKDPAVLKTQLQDYYFDAARRGDVPMLNTFIEAGYSLDTRDSKGYTALILAAYHGQTAAVDRLLAAGADACAQDQRGNTALMGAIFKGEVQIARTLLAANCSPDQRNGAGQTAAMYAGLFNRVELLDALKAKGADLNAEDPLGNSAARLASGEIRNAVPR; from the coding sequence ATGCGTTTCTATCTCTCCCTGTTTCTGGCAGCACTGTCGTTCAGTGTGTTTGCCGGGCCGACGGCAGAGGTCTCGAAAGACCCTGCCGTATTGAAAACCCAATTGCAGGATTACTACTTCGATGCCGCCCGTCGTGGCGATGTACCGATGCTCAATACCTTTATCGAGGCCGGTTACTCCCTCGATACACGCGACAGCAAGGGTTACACCGCGCTGATTCTGGCGGCCTATCACGGCCAGACCGCCGCTGTGGACCGCTTGCTGGCGGCTGGCGCCGATGCCTGCGCTCAGGACCAACGTGGCAACACGGCATTGATGGGCGCCATCTTCAAAGGCGAAGTGCAGATCGCCCGAACCCTGCTGGCGGCCAATTGCAGTCCCGATCAGCGTAACGGCGCTGGCCAGACTGCAGCGATGTACGCCGGGTTATTCAACCGTGTCGAGCTGCTGGATGCGCTCAAGGCCAAGGGGGCCGACCTCAACGCCGAAGATCCGCTGGGTAACAGCGCCGCGCGTCTGGCCAGTGGTGAAATCCGCAACGCGGTGCCGCGCTGA
- a CDS encoding catalase, with protein sequence MTTSLGLGAFPHRRALGVLTASVLSFSVSAATLTRDNGAAVGDNQNSQTAGATGPVLLQDVQLIQKLQRFDRERIPERVVHARGTGAHGTFTVTDDVSDLTKAKVFAGGQSTPVFVRFSAVVHGNHSPETLRDPRGFATKFYTADGNWDLVGNNFPTFFIRDAIKFPDMVHAFKPDPRTNLDDDSRRFDFFSHVPEATRTLTELYSNSGTPASYREMDGNGVHAYKLVNAKGEVHYVKFHWKSLQGINNLDPKAVTKVQGQDYSHMTNDLVTHINKGDFPKWDLYIQVINPQDLYKFDFDPLDATKIWPGIPERKVGQMVLNRNPANVFQETEQVAMAPANLVPGIEPSEDRLLQGRVFSYADTQMYRLGPNALQLPINAPKVAVNNGNQDGAMNSGASSTGVNYQPSRLLPREEPQTARYSQSALSGSTQQAKIQHEQNFKQAGDLYRSFSEKERQDLIDSFGGSLASTDDESKHIMLSFLYKADPEYGTGVTKVAKGDLARVKALAAKLVD encoded by the coding sequence ATGACAACTTCCCTTGGCCTTGGGGCTTTTCCCCATCGCCGCGCCTTGGGCGTTTTGACCGCCAGCGTGCTGTCCTTTTCCGTGAGTGCCGCGACCCTGACCCGCGATAACGGCGCCGCCGTCGGTGACAACCAGAACTCGCAAACCGCCGGCGCCACAGGCCCAGTGCTGCTGCAAGACGTGCAACTGATCCAGAAACTCCAGCGTTTCGACCGTGAACGGATTCCCGAGCGTGTGGTGCACGCCCGTGGTACCGGCGCCCATGGCACGTTCACCGTGACGGACGACGTCAGCGATCTGACCAAGGCCAAAGTCTTCGCCGGCGGCCAGAGCACGCCAGTGTTTGTGCGCTTCTCGGCGGTGGTGCATGGCAACCATTCCCCGGAAACCCTGCGCGACCCACGTGGTTTCGCCACCAAGTTCTACACCGCAGACGGCAACTGGGACCTGGTGGGCAACAACTTCCCGACCTTTTTCATCCGAGACGCCATCAAGTTTCCGGACATGGTCCATGCCTTCAAACCGGACCCGCGCACCAACCTTGATGACGATTCTCGTCGTTTTGACTTCTTCTCCCATGTCCCGGAAGCCACCCGCACACTGACCGAGTTGTATTCCAACTCGGGAACACCGGCCAGTTATCGGGAGATGGATGGTAACGGTGTGCACGCCTACAAGTTGGTGAATGCCAAAGGCGAAGTGCACTACGTGAAATTCCACTGGAAAAGTTTACAGGGGATTAATAATCTCGATCCGAAAGCGGTCACCAAAGTTCAAGGTCAAGACTACAGTCATATGACAAATGACTTGGTCACTCATATCAATAAGGGTGACTTTCCAAAGTGGGACTTGTACATCCAAGTTATAAATCCGCAAGATCTGTACAAGTTTGATTTCGATCCTTTGGATGCCACCAAAATCTGGCCAGGTATTCCTGAACGAAAAGTAGGACAAATGGTGTTGAACCGTAATCCGGCCAATGTATTCCAGGAAACCGAACAAGTTGCCATGGCACCGGCCAATCTGGTTCCCGGAATAGAGCCTTCGGAAGATCGTTTGTTACAAGGTCGAGTGTTCTCGTATGCCGATACGCAAATGTATCGTCTTGGGCCTAATGCGCTGCAACTGCCGATCAATGCGCCAAAGGTTGCCGTGAACAACGGTAATCAGGATGGCGCCATGAACAGCGGTGCCAGCAGCACCGGTGTGAACTATCAGCCAAGCCGATTGCTGCCCCGTGAAGAACCGCAAACCGCCCGCTATAGCCAGTCGGCCCTGTCGGGTAGCACCCAGCAGGCGAAGATCCAGCATGAGCAGAACTTCAAGCAGGCCGGCGATCTGTATCGCTCGTTCAGCGAGAAGGAGCGCCAGGACCTGATCGACAGCTTCGGCGGCTCGCTGGCCAGCACGGACGACGAGAGCAAGCACATCATGCTGTCCTTCCTCTATAAGGCCGACCCGGAATACGGGACCGGCGTGACCAAGGTCGCCAAGGGTGACCTGGCTCGGGTCAAGGCACTGGCGGCCAAATTGGTCGACTGA
- the mscL gene encoding large-conductance mechanosensitive channel protein MscL, which produces MGVLNEFKAFAVKGNVVDMAVGIIIGAAFGKIVSSFVGDVVMPPIGLLIGGVDFSDLAITLKAANGSVPAVVMAYGKFIQSMIDFVIVAFAIFMGVKAINRLKREEAVAPTLPPVPTKEEELLSEIRDLLKAQNTRP; this is translated from the coding sequence ATGGGCGTGCTTAACGAGTTCAAGGCCTTCGCGGTCAAAGGCAATGTGGTCGACATGGCCGTCGGTATCATCATCGGCGCAGCCTTCGGCAAGATCGTCTCGTCGTTCGTCGGCGATGTGGTCATGCCGCCTATTGGCCTGCTGATCGGTGGGGTGGATTTCAGTGATTTGGCCATTACCCTCAAGGCTGCTAATGGCAGCGTACCCGCGGTGGTGATGGCGTACGGCAAATTCATCCAGAGCATGATCGACTTCGTGATTGTCGCGTTCGCGATCTTCATGGGCGTCAAAGCCATCAACCGTCTGAAGCGCGAAGAGGCCGTAGCACCAACCCTGCCGCCGGTTCCGACCAAGGAAGAAGAGCTGCTGAGCGAGATCCGCGATCTGCTCAAGGCTCAGAACACTCGGCCTTGA
- a CDS encoding ferredoxin--NADP reductase, whose protein sequence is MTASAEKFTRQTLLDVQSLTPSLFTLRTTRDAGFRFRAGQFARLGVTKPDGSTVWRAYSMVSSPHDEFLEFFSIVVPGGEFTSELSRLEVGDTLMVERQATGYLTLDRFVDGRDLWLLSTGTGVAPFLSILQDFEVWEKFERIILVYSAREGRELAYQALIAGLAQRDYLAEYAHKLRFIPTVTREQPAGVLNGRITTLIENGELERAAGLELTPEHSRVMICGNPQMIDDTRKLLKQRDMNLSLSRRPGQVAVENYW, encoded by the coding sequence ATGACCGCCAGCGCAGAAAAATTCACGCGCCAGACCCTGCTCGACGTCCAGTCCCTGACCCCGAGTCTCTTTACCCTGCGCACAACCCGAGACGCGGGCTTTCGATTTCGTGCCGGGCAATTCGCTCGATTAGGCGTCACCAAGCCCGATGGCAGCACGGTGTGGCGCGCCTATTCCATGGTCTCTTCGCCCCATGACGAATTTCTGGAGTTCTTTTCCATTGTCGTGCCCGGCGGGGAATTCACCAGCGAGTTGAGCCGTCTGGAAGTGGGCGACACGTTGATGGTGGAGCGACAGGCCACGGGCTATCTGACCCTGGATCGTTTCGTCGATGGTCGTGATCTCTGGTTGCTATCCACCGGCACAGGCGTGGCACCGTTCTTGTCGATCCTGCAGGATTTCGAGGTGTGGGAAAAATTCGAGCGAATTATTCTGGTGTACAGCGCGCGCGAAGGTCGTGAACTGGCCTATCAGGCTCTGATCGCGGGGCTGGCGCAGCGTGACTACCTGGCCGAATATGCCCACAAACTGCGTTTTATCCCCACAGTCACGCGCGAGCAGCCTGCGGGCGTGCTGAATGGACGGATCACCACCCTGATAGAAAATGGCGAACTGGAGCGGGCGGCGGGGCTGGAACTGACGCCCGAGCACTCGCGAGTAATGATCTGCGGCAATCCACAGATGATCGATGACACCCGCAAATTGCTCAAACAGCGTGACATGAACCTGAGCCTCAGCCGACGACCGGGGCAGGTGGCAGTAGAGAACTACTGGTAA
- a CDS encoding autoinducer binding domain-containing protein — protein MEMWKESQLTQLSYTKEIDVAYKISLNFIKNLGFKFCSFSITSKTLGTHDYTLSRNNFPHDWNTQYEQNKFSAIDPIVAHCNHSMLPILWTEDVYSKTPWLWQALQQQGLQYGWSQSIHDEDNGLYSMLSLARSHCPITAYELYENLGFTVFISRHLHALATQTLTKKAPKPSMPHLSPREVEVLKLSADGKTAYEISRILSLSERTVNFHVHSAIQKLGVCNKIAAVIAAARAGAI, from the coding sequence ATGGAAATGTGGAAGGAGTCACAATTAACGCAACTGTCTTACACTAAAGAAATCGATGTCGCCTACAAGATCTCACTTAATTTCATTAAGAATCTTGGGTTCAAATTCTGTTCTTTTTCAATAACGTCTAAAACACTTGGAACTCACGACTACACCCTGAGCCGGAACAATTTCCCCCATGACTGGAATACGCAATATGAACAAAACAAATTTAGCGCAATAGACCCGATAGTGGCCCACTGCAATCATTCAATGTTGCCGATTTTATGGACCGAGGACGTCTACTCCAAGACCCCGTGGTTATGGCAAGCCTTGCAACAACAAGGACTGCAGTACGGCTGGTCACAATCAATCCATGATGAGGACAACGGGTTGTACAGCATGCTGAGTCTGGCCAGAAGCCACTGCCCGATCACCGCCTATGAACTGTATGAAAACCTGGGCTTCACGGTTTTTATCAGCCGCCACCTGCACGCACTGGCGACCCAAACCCTGACGAAAAAAGCACCAAAGCCCAGCATGCCGCATTTATCCCCCCGAGAAGTCGAGGTGTTGAAGCTGTCTGCCGATGGCAAGACCGCTTACGAGATTTCCAGAATTCTCAGCCTGAGCGAGCGCACTGTGAATTTCCATGTGCACAGCGCTATCCAGAAACTGGGAGTTTGCAACAAGATTGCTGCGGTGATTGCAGCAGCCAGGGCCGGAGCTATCTGA
- a CDS encoding class I SAM-dependent methyltransferase: MPLLETAFAQLDLIRQPEQQNEPLQAFDAADEYLLNHLAEEQPTADVRVLVLNDSFGALAASLAGKVQVTSSSDSFLAFQGLEKNLIRNGQAFDAVPSVPANEAFVGPFDRVLIRVPKTLALLEEQLIRLQGQLAPGAQVIAAAMVKHLPRAAGDLLERYIGPVQASLAVKKARLLIATPEAKAPSVSPYPSRYLLDEPAIELLNHANVFCREGLDIGTRAFLPHLPKNLGAARVADLGCGNGVLAIASALQNPEAHYTLVDESFMAVQSASENWRAALGARDVIVRAGDGLAGQEPQSLDVVLCNPPFHQQQVVGDFLAWRMFQQAREALVVGGALYIVGNRHLGYHSKLARLFRGVEQVAATSKFVILKARK; encoded by the coding sequence ATGCCCTTGCTCGAAACAGCCTTCGCCCAACTCGACCTGATCCGCCAGCCCGAACAGCAGAACGAACCGCTGCAAGCGTTTGATGCCGCCGACGAATACCTGCTCAATCATCTGGCCGAGGAACAACCGACGGCGGATGTTCGAGTGCTGGTGCTCAACGACAGTTTTGGCGCACTGGCGGCTAGTTTGGCAGGCAAGGTTCAGGTCACCAGCAGCAGCGACTCGTTCCTCGCATTTCAAGGGTTGGAAAAGAATCTGATCCGCAATGGCCAGGCGTTCGACGCGGTGCCCAGCGTGCCGGCCAATGAAGCGTTCGTCGGGCCGTTTGACCGGGTGTTGATCCGGGTACCGAAAACCCTCGCGTTGCTGGAAGAGCAATTGATTCGCCTGCAAGGCCAACTGGCGCCGGGTGCCCAGGTGATTGCAGCGGCGATGGTCAAACACCTGCCTCGCGCCGCCGGGGACTTGCTGGAGCGCTACATCGGCCCGGTCCAGGCCTCATTGGCGGTGAAGAAAGCCCGGCTGTTGATCGCGACCCCAGAAGCCAAAGCGCCCTCCGTCTCGCCCTACCCGTCCCGCTACCTGCTCGACGAGCCGGCAATCGAACTGCTCAACCACGCCAACGTGTTTTGTCGCGAAGGGCTGGATATCGGCACGCGAGCGTTTCTGCCGCATCTGCCGAAAAACCTCGGCGCGGCGCGAGTGGCCGATCTCGGTTGCGGTAACGGCGTGCTGGCCATCGCCAGCGCCCTGCAAAACCCCGAAGCTCACTACACGCTGGTGGACGAATCGTTCATGGCGGTGCAATCGGCCAGCGAAAACTGGCGCGCGGCACTGGGTGCACGCGATGTGATCGTGCGGGCTGGCGATGGCCTGGCCGGGCAGGAACCGCAGTCCCTGGACGTCGTGCTGTGCAATCCGCCGTTTCACCAGCAGCAAGTGGTTGGCGACTTTCTGGCTTGGCGGATGTTCCAGCAGGCTCGCGAGGCGCTGGTGGTCGGCGGCGCGTTGTACATCGTCGGCAATCGTCACCTGGGTTATCACAGCAAGCTCGCGCGGTTGTTCCGCGGCGTCGAGCAAGTGGCGGCCACATCGAAATTCGTGATCCTCAAGGCCCGTAAATAA
- the cydB gene encoding cytochrome d ubiquinol oxidase subunit II → MGIDLPLIWAVIIIFGIMMYVVMDGFDLGIGILFPFIPGKTDRDVMMNTVAPVWDGNETWLVLGGAALFGAFPLAYSVVLSALYLPLILMLIGLIFRGVAFEFRFKAKDDKRHLWDKAFIGGSITATFFQGVALGAFIDGIPVVNRQFAGGSLDWLTPFTLFCGLALVVAYALLGCTWLIMKTEGKLQEQMHNLARPLAFVVLAVIGIISIWTPLAHAEIAARWFTLPNLFWFLPVPILVLVTMYGLIRAVARNAHYTPFLLTLVLIFLGYSGLGISLWPNIVPPSISIWDAAAPPQSQGFMLVGTLFIIPFILGYTFWSYYVFRGKVTHEDGYH, encoded by the coding sequence ATGGGTATCGATCTTCCGCTGATCTGGGCCGTGATCATCATCTTCGGCATCATGATGTACGTGGTCATGGACGGTTTCGACCTGGGGATCGGGATTCTCTTCCCGTTCATCCCGGGCAAGACTGACCGTGACGTGATGATGAACACCGTCGCACCCGTCTGGGACGGTAACGAAACCTGGCTGGTACTGGGCGGCGCGGCATTGTTCGGCGCCTTTCCTCTGGCCTATTCGGTGGTGCTGTCGGCGTTGTACCTGCCGTTGATCCTGATGCTGATCGGGCTGATCTTCCGCGGTGTGGCGTTCGAGTTCCGCTTCAAGGCCAAGGACGACAAGCGCCACCTCTGGGACAAGGCCTTTATCGGTGGTTCCATCACGGCGACCTTCTTCCAGGGTGTGGCGTTGGGTGCATTCATTGATGGCATTCCAGTGGTCAATCGCCAGTTCGCCGGCGGTTCACTGGATTGGCTGACGCCGTTCACCCTGTTCTGCGGCCTGGCGCTGGTGGTGGCTTACGCACTGCTTGGCTGCACTTGGCTGATCATGAAAACCGAAGGCAAGTTACAAGAACAGATGCACAACCTGGCGCGGCCGTTGGCGTTCGTAGTATTGGCGGTGATCGGTATCATCAGCATCTGGACCCCGCTGGCCCATGCCGAGATCGCGGCACGCTGGTTTACGCTGCCGAACCTGTTCTGGTTCCTGCCGGTGCCGATCCTGGTATTGGTGACCATGTACGGTCTGATCCGCGCGGTGGCCCGCAATGCGCACTACACACCGTTCCTGCTGACCCTGGTGTTGATCTTCCTCGGTTACAGCGGCTTGGGCATCAGCCTGTGGCCAAACATCGTGCCGCCGTCGATCTCGATCTGGGACGCCGCCGCACCGCCGCAAAGCCAGGGCTTCATGCTGGTGGGTACGCTGTTCATCATTCCGTTCATCCTGGGCTACACCTTCTGGAGCTACTACGTGTTCCGCGGCAAGGTCACCCATGAAGATGGTTACCACTAG